The following are from one region of the Salicibibacter kimchii genome:
- a CDS encoding VOC family protein: MGYHSKPNTFVEHVTIKVKNLERSLHYYQEVIGFNILEQTETTVELTADGETSLVTVEQLENPAPKPGRATGLYHFALLLPRRADLANIINHFIDKSVRVGSSDHWVSESLYLSDPDGNGIEIYADRDSSTWEWENGQVAMAVDPLNVPDILSEKKEGESWEGLPAGTIMGHIHLHVADLQETKTFYTEGLGFDVVSKLGDQALFISSGDYHHHLGLNTWAGVGAPATPDRSPGMKSYTINLPDEETRERVVANVEKTGATVTKENGVFVTSDPSGNRIHLMI; the protein is encoded by the coding sequence ATGGGGTATCATAGCAAACCAAATACGTTTGTCGAGCATGTAACGATCAAGGTGAAAAATTTAGAGCGCTCGCTTCACTATTATCAAGAAGTGATTGGTTTCAACATTCTGGAACAAACAGAAACGACTGTTGAATTAACGGCAGATGGAGAAACGAGCCTGGTGACGGTCGAACAATTGGAAAACCCAGCGCCAAAGCCGGGAAGAGCAACAGGTTTGTATCACTTTGCCTTGCTTTTACCTCGTCGCGCCGATTTAGCGAATATCATTAACCATTTTATTGACAAAAGCGTCCGCGTCGGATCCTCGGATCATTGGGTCAGCGAATCCCTTTATTTGTCGGACCCTGATGGCAATGGGATAGAAATTTATGCAGACCGAGATTCATCGACATGGGAATGGGAGAACGGGCAAGTAGCGATGGCTGTGGATCCGCTGAACGTCCCGGATATTCTTTCCGAAAAGAAAGAGGGGGAGTCATGGGAAGGGCTACCTGCCGGCACCATTATGGGTCATATCCATTTACATGTCGCGGACTTGCAGGAGACGAAGACATTTTACACCGAAGGGCTCGGTTTTGACGTTGTTTCCAAACTGGGTGATCAAGCGCTTTTCATCTCCAGTGGCGATTACCACCATCATCTCGGTTTGAACACATGGGCGGGTGTAGGTGCGCCTGCAACCCCGGACCGTAGCCCGGGCATGAAATCTTATACGATAAACTTGCCGGATGAGGAAACAAGAGAACGCGTAGTGGCAAATGTTGAAAAGACCGGTGCCACAGTGACAAAAGAAAACGGTGTTTTTGTCACCTCTGACCCATCCGGGAATCG
- the wrbA gene encoding NAD(P)H:quinone oxidoreductase, which translates to MGILEKIFGKKKKDDTEASEKPKVKVAVIYYSSTGTNYQMAKWAKDGAAQEGAEVKLVKVAELAPQEAIDSNSAWKTHVEETKDVPEASLDDLEWADAFIFSTPTRFGNLPSQMKQFLDTAGGLWGQGKLVNKVVSGMSSAGNPRGGQEKTVKHLYTTMMHWGAIIAAPGYTSPVAFSSGGNPYGTSVTAGDDGMQEEVQEAVKDQAKRTVSVATMVKEGQGQ; encoded by the coding sequence ATGGGTATTTTAGAAAAAATATTTGGCAAGAAAAAGAAGGATGACACAGAGGCAAGTGAAAAACCAAAGGTGAAAGTAGCTGTCATTTATTACAGTTCTACCGGTACTAATTATCAAATGGCAAAGTGGGCAAAAGATGGCGCGGCACAGGAAGGGGCTGAGGTAAAACTCGTCAAAGTGGCCGAACTTGCCCCTCAAGAAGCGATTGATTCCAACTCGGCTTGGAAAACGCATGTGGAGGAAACAAAAGATGTGCCGGAAGCCTCTCTTGACGATCTGGAATGGGCAGACGCATTTATTTTCAGTACGCCAACGCGTTTCGGTAATTTGCCGTCGCAAATGAAACAATTTCTTGATACGGCAGGTGGACTTTGGGGGCAAGGGAAGCTTGTCAATAAGGTGGTAAGCGGCATGTCCTCGGCCGGAAACCCTCGTGGCGGCCAAGAAAAGACGGTTAAACACCTGTATACAACCATGATGCACTGGGGCGCGATTATTGCTGCACCCGGTTATACAAGTCCGGTCGCTTTTTCATCAGGCGGCAACCCTTACGGCACGAGTGTTACCGCTGGTGATGATGGCATGCAGGAAGAAGTACAGGAAGCTGTGAAAGACCAAGCGAAACGAACCGTGTCGGTTGCAACGATGGTGAAGGAAGGACAGGGACAATAA
- a CDS encoding winged helix-turn-helix transcriptional regulator, with protein sequence MNQTQLCPKFEKAMSILSQRWTGLVIYQLLRGPQRFCAVESSIGISGRLLSDRLKNLEKEGIVKREVFPETPIRIEYSLTEKGMALEPLMNELEHWSQTWLEK encoded by the coding sequence ATGAACCAGACTCAACTCTGTCCCAAATTTGAAAAAGCAATGAGCATATTAAGCCAACGTTGGACGGGATTAGTGATTTACCAGTTACTTAGAGGCCCGCAACGCTTTTGCGCGGTCGAATCCTCTATCGGAATTAGCGGTCGTCTCTTATCAGATAGATTAAAGAATTTAGAGAAAGAAGGAATTGTGAAACGCGAAGTATTTCCGGAAACACCGATTCGTATTGAATATTCGTTAACAGAAAAAGGAATGGCTTTGGAACCTTTAATGAATGAATTGGAACATTGGTCGCAGACGTGGTTGGAAAAATAA
- the gcvH gene encoding glycine cleavage system protein GcvH, producing MASPKEFKYSEEHEWVKEEGDKVRIGITSFAQDELGDIVFVELPEVGDEIKINEPFGSVESVKTVSELYAPVSGKVVEINEELEDSPEFVNESPYDKAWMVVVELSDKAELDQLMSAEAYDEMVDED from the coding sequence ATGGCTTCACCAAAAGAATTCAAGTATTCGGAAGAACATGAATGGGTAAAAGAAGAAGGGGACAAGGTTCGAATTGGGATTACATCCTTCGCGCAAGATGAACTTGGCGACATCGTATTCGTTGAGCTTCCGGAAGTGGGCGATGAAATTAAAATAAATGAGCCATTCGGCAGTGTAGAATCGGTAAAAACCGTTTCCGAACTTTACGCGCCGGTAAGCGGCAAAGTGGTGGAAATCAACGAAGAACTCGAAGACTCTCCGGAATTTGTCAATGAATCCCCATACGACAAAGCCTGGATGGTCGTCGTCGAGCTTTCCGATAAGGCTGAATTGGATCAATTGATGAGTGCCGAGGCGTATGATGAAATGGTCGATGAAGATTAA
- a CDS encoding arsenate reductase family protein: MLTVFSYPPCGTCQKAKKWLDAHDVPYEERHMVKEPPTREELKDLKEKSGLEWKKFFNTSGKKYREMGLKDKLPEANEETIIGWLSSDGMLIKRPIVTDGKTVTLGFKEAEFLDNWK; encoded by the coding sequence TTGCTTACCGTTTTTAGTTACCCGCCATGCGGCACATGCCAAAAAGCAAAGAAGTGGCTGGATGCCCATGACGTGCCCTATGAAGAAAGACATATGGTTAAGGAACCGCCGACACGAGAGGAACTCAAGGACCTAAAGGAAAAGAGCGGCCTGGAATGGAAGAAGTTCTTTAACACGAGCGGGAAAAAATATCGCGAAATGGGTCTAAAAGACAAGCTTCCGGAAGCAAATGAGGAAACAATCATCGGCTGGTTATCGTCGGACGGCATGCTCATTAAACGGCCGATTGTGACCGATGGAAAAACAGTCACGCTTGGATTTAAGGAAGCAGAGTTTCTTGATAACTGGAAATAA
- a CDS encoding prenyltransferase encodes MATRALSVIQGSWQLLRFTAVASSSFSTILSTLLPLILFYSISTDAIISLFMILSIGALFFHGVLTHLLNDVSDYKSGTDAHSPAILSGGSRVTQDGYFSVDDLEKLGDRLIYAIVFSCIALVFFGFYQISILLLIGVWAAASYSCLPLRLSYRPFVGEVLSLFPSMLALGLAGAWLALDDLPAWALQNATINALFCVAWVMVHHIPDRHADQQAKPKKRTTVVWAMEKFGQAYSRFPALIYLLLTGACIFWLGTERLWAGLGLLVIVTASVVLVTKMNINDDQQVSACEKIMLLLAIVNAIWLGVFI; translated from the coding sequence ATGGCAACCCGAGCGCTATCCGTTATCCAAGGAAGCTGGCAATTGCTTCGATTCACGGCCGTTGCCTCTTCAAGTTTTTCGACTATTCTATCCACTTTGCTTCCACTTATTTTATTTTACTCGATCTCGACTGATGCCATCATCTCTCTTTTTATGATTCTAAGCATCGGGGCTCTCTTCTTCCACGGTGTGCTCACCCATCTCTTAAACGATGTGTCCGATTATAAATCGGGTACGGATGCACACAGTCCGGCAATCCTCTCGGGCGGGAGCCGCGTCACGCAAGATGGGTACTTCTCTGTTGATGACCTTGAAAAGCTCGGCGACCGTTTGATTTATGCCATTGTTTTCTCCTGTATCGCGCTTGTTTTCTTTGGATTTTATCAAATTTCCATTTTGTTATTAATTGGTGTATGGGCAGCCGCATCCTATTCATGTCTTCCGTTACGACTCAGTTACCGTCCGTTTGTGGGCGAAGTATTGAGTTTGTTTCCATCCATGCTGGCGCTCGGTTTGGCCGGTGCGTGGCTAGCGCTGGATGACCTTCCCGCATGGGCGTTGCAAAACGCTACGATCAATGCCCTCTTTTGTGTGGCTTGGGTCATGGTCCATCACATCCCCGACCGTCACGCCGACCAACAGGCTAAACCAAAGAAACGAACGACGGTCGTATGGGCGATGGAAAAATTCGGGCAGGCTTATAGCCGCTTTCCGGCTTTGATCTATCTCTTATTAACCGGAGCATGCATCTTTTGGTTGGGAACGGAACGCCTATGGGCAGGCCTGGGGCTACTCGTGATTGTCACTGCTTCCGTCGTTCTTGTTACAAAAATGAATATCAATGATGATCAACAAGTATCTGCTTGCGAAAAAATAATGCTTTTGCTGGCGATCGTTAACGCGATTTGGCTGGGTGTTTTTATTTGA
- the tenA gene encoding thiaminase II: MSFTEGLRKEADPIFQAIFKHPFVQGIGHGDLKSDQLMHYVKQDFEYLNTFIQIYGLAINRCENREDMAMFNEQISFVLNSEIHPHNNFCEVAGVRYEDLQYETLAPTAHHYTRHMLDVAHGGTIGEIIAVLLPCPWTYNEIGDYLLDEKKPDDAHPFNDWIHFYSRDGLSVTQDFCARLDTYAKTASTHEKERMKDHFMKSCQLEYLFWEMSYKQETWPIV; encoded by the coding sequence ATGAGCTTTACTGAAGGATTAAGAAAAGAAGCTGACCCTATTTTTCAAGCTATTTTTAAACATCCATTCGTTCAAGGGATTGGACATGGGGATTTAAAATCTGATCAATTAATGCATTATGTAAAACAAGACTTCGAATATTTGAATACATTTATTCAAATATATGGATTAGCGATCAATCGCTGCGAAAACCGTGAGGACATGGCTATGTTTAACGAGCAAATATCCTTTGTTTTAAACAGTGAAATCCACCCCCATAACAATTTTTGCGAAGTCGCCGGTGTCCGGTATGAAGACCTTCAATATGAAACGCTCGCACCTACCGCCCACCATTATACTCGGCATATGCTGGATGTTGCCCATGGGGGGACAATTGGAGAGATTATAGCCGTTCTGCTCCCTTGCCCGTGGACGTACAACGAAATCGGTGATTATTTATTGGATGAAAAGAAACCGGACGATGCTCATCCTTTCAATGACTGGATTCATTTTTACAGTCGCGATGGTTTGAGTGTGACCCAGGATTTCTGTGCCCGTTTGGATACCTATGCCAAGACTGCAAGCACGCATGAAAAGGAACGAATGAAAGATCACTTTATGAAAAGTTGCCAGCTAGAATATTTATTCTGGGAAATGTCTTATAAACAAGAAACTTGGCCAATCGTGTGA
- a CDS encoding aminoglycoside adenylyltransferase domain-containing protein produces MQVLAFIIAFLILFCIDKFFCFQRTWAILKLPKQQAEVLDIARKAYLGEYDDNWDGMEAEVMSLLNHMRGKTESGHLMEQYKAKAFNL; encoded by the coding sequence ATGCAAGTACTTGCTTTCATTATAGCCTTCCTTATTTTGTTCTGTATCGATAAATTCTTTTGCTTTCAGCGTACCTGGGCGATCCTTAAGTTACCGAAGCAGCAGGCGGAAGTGCTCGATATCGCTAGAAAAGCTTATCTCGGCGAGTATGATGATAATTGGGACGGAATGGAAGCCGAAGTCATGTCGTTGCTCAATCATATGAGGGGTAAAACAGAATCAGGCCATTTAATGGAACAGTACAAAGCAAAAGCATTTAATCTATAA
- a CDS encoding helix-turn-helix transcriptional regulator translates to MKKSERVLSNNLYLLRAEKRWTQKYVAEQLGVTRQTIHSLEASKYNPSLMLAFEISQLYRKRIDEIFSYEKKGERGG, encoded by the coding sequence TTGAAAAAAAGCGAACGTGTTTTGAGCAACAATTTATATCTTCTACGAGCTGAGAAAAGATGGACACAAAAGTACGTAGCAGAACAACTAGGTGTAACCAGGCAAACGATACACTCCCTTGAAGCAAGCAAATATAATCCATCTCTTATGTTAGCATTTGAAATTTCCCAATTGTACAGAAAAAGAATTGATGAGATTTTTTCATATGAAAAGAAAGGAGAGCGTGGAGGATGA
- a CDS encoding AraC family transcriptional regulator has protein sequence MDLLENMNAAVSYIENNLVEEIKYEEVAKIACFSEHHFKRMFSFIAGIPLAEYVRRRRLTLAAFDLKEGDMRVIDVAIKYGYNSPDSFSRAFQTLHEVTPSSAKNSDVPLKAYPRMTFQIAIKGDVEMNYRFVEKEAFTVVGKKETVASSETEFNPKMWEHLEKIEQDVTPYDNTPFSGILHVSLTNENGDIEYYIATATTKSCPDEFDQLQISSNTWAVFEAKGKMPDALLTTWERVYNEWFPASGYELAEDPEFVKGNDTKTEIWVPVKKKK, from the coding sequence ATGGATTTGCTTGAAAATATGAACGCAGCAGTAAGCTATATTGAAAACAACTTGGTTGAAGAGATCAAATATGAAGAAGTTGCAAAGATCGCTTGCTTTTCTGAGCATCATTTTAAACGAATGTTTTCGTTCATAGCTGGTATACCTTTGGCGGAATATGTTCGGAGAAGGCGTTTAACTTTAGCTGCTTTTGATTTAAAAGAAGGTGACATGAGAGTGATTGATGTAGCTATTAAGTATGGGTACAATTCACCCGATTCATTTTCAAGGGCATTTCAAACGCTCCACGAAGTAACGCCTAGTTCAGCCAAAAATTCTGACGTTCCATTAAAAGCTTATCCTCGAATGACCTTCCAAATTGCGATTAAGGGAGATGTAGAAATGAACTACAGATTTGTTGAGAAAGAAGCATTTACCGTCGTGGGGAAGAAAGAAACGGTAGCGTCTAGTGAAACTGAATTTAATCCGAAAATGTGGGAGCACCTCGAAAAGATCGAGCAAGATGTTACACCATACGACAATACACCGTTTTCGGGTATATTGCATGTTTCATTGACCAATGAGAATGGGGACATCGAATACTATATTGCTACAGCAACTACGAAGTCATGCCCCGACGAATTTGATCAATTGCAGATTTCTTCCAATACGTGGGCGGTATTCGAAGCCAAGGGGAAAATGCCGGATGCATTATTAACGACATGGGAGCGAGTGTATAACGAGTGGTTCCCTGCATCTGGTTATGAATTAGCTGAAGATCCTGAATTTGTTAAAGGAAACGATACGAAAACAGAAATTTGGGTTCCTGTTAAGAAAAAGAAGTAG
- a CDS encoding SDR family oxidoreductase — translation MAIKDKVVIITGASSGIGEATAKLLASKGAKVVLGARREDKLKKIADEIKSEGGEAAYRLTDVVKPKDNEELVNAAKDAFGKVDVIFLNAGLMPNSPLSALKVDEWNSMIDINIKGVLNGIAATLPTFIEQKSGHVITTSSVAGLKSEPGVAVYGATKWAVRNLMEALRMESAQEGTNIRTATLYPAAINTELLDTITDKDTLEGATELYKQHGITPDRVANVVEFAINQPEDVNVNEFTIWPTTQM, via the coding sequence ATGGCCATCAAAGACAAAGTCGTTATTATCACGGGTGCATCCTCAGGCATCGGCGAGGCAACAGCAAAATTATTAGCATCCAAAGGTGCGAAAGTCGTATTGGGGGCTCGCCGTGAAGATAAATTAAAAAAAATAGCTGATGAAATCAAAAGCGAAGGGGGAGAAGCGGCCTACAGGTTAACGGATGTTGTGAAGCCCAAAGACAATGAGGAGCTTGTCAACGCAGCAAAAGATGCTTTTGGTAAAGTAGATGTTATCTTCTTAAATGCTGGGCTTATGCCCAACTCACCACTATCCGCATTAAAAGTCGATGAGTGGAATAGCATGATTGATATTAACATTAAAGGCGTTTTAAACGGAATAGCTGCGACATTACCAACGTTTATCGAGCAAAAATCCGGGCATGTCATTACCACTTCTTCTGTAGCCGGATTGAAAAGTGAACCTGGTGTAGCCGTTTATGGCGCGACCAAATGGGCCGTGCGCAATTTGATGGAAGCTTTACGTATGGAGTCTGCTCAAGAGGGGACAAATATTCGTACAGCAACTTTATACCCTGCAGCGATTAATACGGAATTACTGGATACCATTACGGATAAAGATACGTTAGAAGGCGCCACAGAACTTTATAAACAGCATGGCATTACACCAGATCGTGTGGCAAATGTTGTAGAATTTGCCATTAATCAACCTGAAGATGTAAATGTCAACGAGTTTACAATTTGGCCAACGACACAAATGTAA
- a CDS encoding MerR family transcriptional regulator, giving the protein METYSISEVAKELNLTVYTLRYYDKEGLMPFVERTPSGTRVFNESDIEALNVIECLKATGMPIKEIKNFIDWVSEGDSTLQQRFDMFMERKATVESKMEELNKTMELINHKCWYYKTALEAGTEDVHKDDKIDLPIN; this is encoded by the coding sequence ATGGAAACCTATTCGATCAGCGAAGTTGCTAAAGAATTGAATCTTACCGTATATACCTTGCGTTACTACGACAAAGAGGGACTTATGCCTTTTGTAGAGCGTACACCTAGTGGAACAAGAGTGTTTAATGAATCCGATATCGAGGCTTTAAATGTCATTGAATGTTTAAAAGCCACTGGAATGCCGATTAAGGAGATAAAAAATTTCATTGATTGGGTTTCTGAAGGAGATTCCACGTTGCAACAAAGATTTGATATGTTTATGGAACGAAAAGCTACGGTCGAATCAAAAATGGAAGAACTAAACAAGACAATGGAACTCATCAATCATAAATGCTGGTATTACAAGACAGCTTTGGAGGCAGGAACAGAAGATGTTCATAAAGATGATAAAATAGACCTTCCTATTAACTAA
- a CDS encoding alpha/beta hydrolase, whose product MGKANREGLNHAMGLEDRKEVLKESSENRWKEFQGEPTAHTNTFPESLTEEEFNQLDPVSQEFIVYYSNSERGHHYLGKGAITFNSKAALMNFTPYTNLDLLAGRPLLIVSGEESHSREFSEDAYAHAYEPKELYLLPDTSHTDLYDQKDKIPFDKLGDFFKKSLNE is encoded by the coding sequence ATGGGCAAAGCAAATCGAGAAGGCCTAAATCATGCTATGGGACTTGAAGATCGTAAAGAAGTCCTGAAAGAGTCCAGCGAAAATCGTTGGAAAGAGTTTCAAGGTGAGCCGACGGCTCATACCAACACATTTCCTGAATCTTTAACTGAAGAAGAATTTAATCAACTCGATCCCGTGTCACAAGAGTTTATCGTTTACTATAGTAATTCAGAACGCGGGCACCACTATCTAGGTAAAGGGGCCATCACTTTTAATAGTAAAGCGGCACTGATGAATTTCACGCCTTACACGAACTTAGACTTATTGGCCGGAAGGCCTTTACTGATCGTAAGTGGAGAAGAATCTCATTCACGAGAGTTTAGTGAGGATGCCTATGCGCATGCGTATGAACCAAAAGAGCTTTATTTACTACCGGATACGAGTCACACGGACTTATATGATCAAAAAGATAAAATACCATTTGATAAGCTGGGAGATTTCTTCAAAAAAAGTTTAAATGAATAA
- a CDS encoding alpha/beta hydrolase, which produces MSHYVVDNFQNFDSRTYEIYPNIPHQKVNFTNRFGITIAGDLYFPEEFDENKAYAALIVCHPHGGVKEQGNGMYAQEMATKGFVSLAIDFSYFGESGGMSRQMSTPEGFIEDIMQLLIISAQERM; this is translated from the coding sequence ATGAGTCACTATGTAGTAGATAACTTCCAAAATTTCGATAGTCGCACGTATGAGATTTATCCCAATATTCCACATCAAAAAGTCAATTTCACTAATCGTTTTGGTATAACGATTGCGGGGGATTTATATTTTCCTGAGGAATTTGATGAAAATAAAGCTTATGCTGCACTGATTGTTTGCCACCCTCATGGAGGGGTGAAAGAACAAGGCAATGGCATGTATGCACAAGAAATGGCAACGAAAGGATTTGTCAGTTTAGCCATTGATTTCTCTTATTTTGGAGAAAGCGGTGGTATGAGTCGGCAAATGTCAACACCTGAAGGTTTCATCGAAGATATCATGCAGCTGTTGATTATATCGGCACAAGAGCGTATGTAG
- a CDS encoding WD40/YVTN/BNR-like repeat-containing protein: protein MMNEKSTPNVLLCLAADPTRPGRLYGRTFDDGLWISNDSGETWVPAGPGISHNRVMSVAVSPTEVKNGYHVVWAGTEPSGLFRSEDGGQTWADCPALLNLSSRSSWSIPPRPHMHHVRSVEPDIHDDNRIFVGIELGGVMKSEDKGAHWEDRKPNSQYESHALMTHPRVPGRIYEAAGGGYAESFDAGNTWQTVNNGLDTYNYLVDIAVDPGDADTMVASAAKGPYTAYNPSRANTILVRREKGGPWTPVYDGLPDAEGSAVFALASHSSEPGVFYAVNNLGFYMSHDVGRTWGKVPVEWPEHLQGKRIHGLAINI from the coding sequence GTGATGAACGAAAAGTCGACACCGAATGTATTGTTATGCCTTGCCGCAGACCCCACTCGTCCAGGACGGCTGTATGGAAGGACATTTGACGATGGTCTTTGGATCAGTAATGACAGCGGTGAGACGTGGGTTCCCGCCGGACCGGGGATATCGCATAACCGCGTAATGAGTGTCGCCGTCAGTCCGACGGAGGTCAAAAATGGGTATCATGTCGTTTGGGCAGGCACGGAACCTAGCGGCTTATTTCGTTCCGAAGACGGGGGTCAAACGTGGGCCGATTGCCCGGCATTGCTTAATTTGTCGTCACGATCTTCGTGGAGTATTCCGCCTCGCCCCCATATGCATCACGTGCGTTCGGTTGAACCGGATATTCACGATGATAATCGCATCTTTGTCGGGATTGAACTCGGCGGTGTCATGAAAAGCGAAGATAAAGGTGCGCATTGGGAGGATCGAAAACCGAATTCCCAATATGAATCCCACGCATTAATGACCCACCCGCGCGTTCCGGGGCGGATATACGAAGCCGCGGGCGGGGGGTATGCCGAAAGTTTTGATGCCGGCAACACATGGCAGACGGTCAATAACGGTCTTGATACCTATAACTATTTGGTCGATATTGCCGTGGATCCAGGGGATGCAGATACGATGGTGGCATCGGCTGCAAAAGGACCGTATACAGCATATAACCCTTCGCGAGCAAACACGATTTTGGTAAGGCGCGAAAAGGGTGGTCCCTGGACGCCTGTATATGACGGTCTTCCTGACGCGGAGGGTTCCGCGGTCTTTGCGCTTGCTTCACATTCATCCGAACCAGGTGTTTTTTACGCCGTCAATAATCTCGGCTTCTATATGTCACATGATGTCGGGCGAACATGGGGTAAAGTCCCGGTGGAATGGCCGGAGCATTTGCAAGGAAAAAGAATTCACGGGCTCGCGATTAACATATAG
- a CDS encoding DUF2255 family protein, with amino-acid sequence MDGEEYDVIFQLIENDFALTEKIDEAYKEKYGNSSYLSPMLGKGPVSATVKVSPRDE; translated from the coding sequence TTGGATGGTGAAGAATACGATGTTATTTTTCAACTGATAGAGAATGATTTCGCATTAACAGAAAAGATAGACGAAGCCTATAAAGAAAAATATGGTAACAGCAGTTATCTTTCACCTATGTTAGGAAAAGGACCTGTTAGTGCAACAGTGAAGGTTTCACCGCGAGATGAATAA
- a CDS encoding PLP-dependent transferase — protein sequence MRLETKAIHAGRSIDSATSSVTMPLHPSTTFERAEDGFYPNAFAYSRESNPNRRALEDCLTSLEEGDDCVTFASGMAAITSLIETLPVDQPRRMIMPDDMYHGIRSLLSETDIGSKFDIEIVDMTDLHAVEEAVKNNPTVGLHRVEAWPFH from the coding sequence ATGCGTTTAGAAACAAAAGCCATTCACGCTGGGCGTTCGATTGACAGTGCCACGAGTTCGGTGACGATGCCACTTCATCCCTCTACCACATTCGAACGAGCTGAAGATGGATTCTACCCAAATGCATTTGCATATAGCCGTGAGAGTAATCCCAACCGTCGTGCGCTGGAGGACTGCCTTACATCGCTTGAGGAGGGGGATGATTGTGTCACTTTTGCATCAGGCATGGCGGCAATCACCTCGTTAATCGAAACGCTTCCTGTGGATCAACCACGCCGGATGATTATGCCGGACGATATGTATCATGGCATTCGTTCCCTTCTTTCCGAAACGGATATCGGGTCAAAGTTTGACATTGAGATTGTTGACATGACGGATCTTCATGCAGTTGAGGAGGCAGTTAAAAATAATCCAACCGTTGGTCTCCACCGAGTTGAAGCTTGGCCGTTCCACTAG
- a CDS encoding dihydrofolate reductase family protein: MNKPYIIIHTHTSIDGNLDIMGLREFEEASLQYQELSLDPEKQQFGIQGYLNGKTTTEDNITHYKQPELDENAAPVPEGDYVADPDAPMYYLAMDIRGELAFEENTFGYGSVPSHIVVTLTEQVSNAYKDFLRKKKISYIIAGKYHIDYDVMLDKFYNLFDIKRMMVGGGGTINWSMVQNGLVDEVSVILAPIANGDPGGHRFFVAKEPYSSIEETAFQLESVKELGHGTLWIRYSLKKK; encoded by the coding sequence ATGAACAAACCTTATATCATTATACACACACATACGTCCATCGATGGCAATCTGGATATTATGGGATTGCGAGAATTTGAAGAAGCGAGTCTACAATATCAAGAACTTTCACTGGATCCTGAAAAACAACAGTTTGGCATACAGGGCTATCTGAACGGTAAAACGACAACAGAAGACAACATTACCCATTACAAACAACCGGAGTTGGATGAAAACGCAGCCCCCGTCCCTGAAGGGGACTATGTGGCGGACCCCGATGCTCCCATGTATTATTTAGCCATGGATATACGAGGAGAATTAGCTTTTGAAGAGAACACCTTTGGCTATGGCAGTGTCCCTTCACACATTGTCGTTACCTTAACGGAGCAAGTGTCAAACGCCTATAAAGATTTTCTCAGAAAGAAAAAGATATCCTATATCATTGCGGGCAAATATCACATTGATTACGACGTGATGCTGGACAAGTTCTACAACCTGTTCGATATCAAGCGAATGATGGTCGGAGGAGGCGGAACGATCAATTGGTCTATGGTTCAAAACGGACTCGTTGATGAAGTCAGTGTCATCTTGGCTCCGATTGCAAATGGTGATCCAGGTGGGCACCGATTTTTCGTTGCAAAAGAACCGTATTCCAGCATTGAAGAAACAGCCTTTCAACTTGAATCCGTTAAAGAATTGGGACACGGTACATTATGGATTCGCTATTCTTTGAAAAAGAAGTAA